In Platichthys flesus chromosome 21, fPlaFle2.1, whole genome shotgun sequence, the following are encoded in one genomic region:
- the LOC133932831 gene encoding leucine-rich repeat-containing protein 30-like isoform X1: MGGAGCKEVKEEKRSSGGEDSLSSADRIRRFIIKQFGYNVLSLARRGLKDVPEELWELLELEKLNLSLNSLKVLPPHLARLSNLVVLNLWGNQLSSLPSEIGQLRRLRVLFVYRNRLTEVPEELGACTQLEVLSLANNQLSSLPASLSNLTRLRKLNLSHNHMAHIPGCVYNMKALVFLHLACNHLENLAENIQALVELKILIVEGNSLHSLPKALCCLTRLELLNLDFNDIKDVPQEMHQLCRLEKLACHPLDKGLHIVHNPLLKPVKEVLEGGGLHALFSYLRAG, from the exons ATGGGAGGAGCAGGGTgcaaggaggtgaaggaggagaagagaagctcGGGGGGGGAGGACAGTCTGTCGTCCGCCGACAGAATCAGACGATTTATCATCAAACAGTTTGGATACAACGTCCTGAGTCTGGCTCGACGAGGACTGAAG GACGTCCCAGAGGAATTGTGGGAGCTGTTGGAGCTGGAGAAGTTGAACTTGTCTCTGAACAGTCTGaaggttcttcctcctcatctcgcTCGGCTCTCAAACCTGGTGGTTCTCAACCTGTGGGGCAACCAG TTGAGCAGTCTGCCGTCAGAGATCGGTCAGTTGAGGAGACTCCGAGTTTTATTCGTCTACAGAAACAGACTCACTGAAGTTCCTGAGGAGCTGGGAGCGTGTACACAACTGgag GTGCTGAGTCTAGCCAACAACCAGCTGTCCTCTCTGCCGGCGTCTCTGTCCAACCTGACCCGCCTCAGGAAGCTCAACCTCAGCCACAACCACATGGCTCACATCCCGGGCTGTGTCTACAACATGAAGGCCCTG GTGTTCCTACATCTGGCCTGTAACCATCTGGAGAACCTGGCGGAGAACATCCAGGCTCTGGTGGAACTAAAGATCCTCATTGTGGAAGGAAACAGCCTCCACTCCCTGCCGAAGGCCCTCTGCTGCCTGACCAG GTTGGAGCTTCTGAATCTGGACTTTAACGACATTAAAGATGTTCCACAG GAGATGCACCAGTTGTGTCGTCTGGAGAAGTTGGCGTGTCATCCTCTGGATAAAGGTCTTCACATCGTCCACAATCCGCTGCTGAAGCCGGTGAAGGAGgttctggaggggggggggctccacgCCCTCTTCTCCTACCTGAGAGCTGgctag
- the LOC133932831 gene encoding leucine-rich repeat-containing protein 30-like isoform X4: MGGAGCKEVKEEKRSSGGEDSLSSADRIRRFIIKQFGYNVLSLARRGLKDVPEELWELLELEKLNLSLNSLKVLPPHLARLSNLVVLNLWGNQLSSLPSEIGQLRRLRVLFVYRNRLTEVPEELGACTQLEVLSLANNQLSSLPASLSNLTRLRKLNLSHNHMAHIPGCVYNMKALVFLHLACNHLENLAENIQALVELKILIVEGNSLHSLPKALCCLTRLELLNLDFNDIKDVPQSSTR, translated from the exons ATGGGAGGAGCAGGGTgcaaggaggtgaaggaggagaagagaagctcGGGGGGGGAGGACAGTCTGTCGTCCGCCGACAGAATCAGACGATTTATCATCAAACAGTTTGGATACAACGTCCTGAGTCTGGCTCGACGAGGACTGAAG GACGTCCCAGAGGAATTGTGGGAGCTGTTGGAGCTGGAGAAGTTGAACTTGTCTCTGAACAGTCTGaaggttcttcctcctcatctcgcTCGGCTCTCAAACCTGGTGGTTCTCAACCTGTGGGGCAACCAG TTGAGCAGTCTGCCGTCAGAGATCGGTCAGTTGAGGAGACTCCGAGTTTTATTCGTCTACAGAAACAGACTCACTGAAGTTCCTGAGGAGCTGGGAGCGTGTACACAACTGgag GTGCTGAGTCTAGCCAACAACCAGCTGTCCTCTCTGCCGGCGTCTCTGTCCAACCTGACCCGCCTCAGGAAGCTCAACCTCAGCCACAACCACATGGCTCACATCCCGGGCTGTGTCTACAACATGAAGGCCCTG GTGTTCCTACATCTGGCCTGTAACCATCTGGAGAACCTGGCGGAGAACATCCAGGCTCTGGTGGAACTAAAGATCCTCATTGTGGAAGGAAACAGCCTCCACTCCCTGCCGAAGGCCCTCTGCTGCCTGACCAG GTTGGAGCTTCTGAATCTGGACTTTAACGACATTAAAGATGTTCCACAG TCTTCAACcaggtga
- the LOC133932831 gene encoding leucine-rich repeat-containing protein 30-like isoform X2 gives MGGAGCKEVKEEKRSSGGEDSLSSADRIRRFIIKQFGYNVLSLARRGLKDVPEELWELLELEKLNLSLNSLKVLPPHLARLSNLVVLNLWGNQLSSLPSEIGQLRRLRVLFVYRNRLTEVPEELGACTQLEVLSLANNQLSSLPASLSNLTRLRKLNLSHNHMAHIPGCVYNMKALVFLHLACNHLENLAENIQALVELKILIVEGNSLHSLPKALCCLTRLELLNLDFNDIKDVPQVPVCLLVFNQVRRPLSFNKSQTTETFNRWRRWRPQRHM, from the exons ATGGGAGGAGCAGGGTgcaaggaggtgaaggaggagaagagaagctcGGGGGGGGAGGACAGTCTGTCGTCCGCCGACAGAATCAGACGATTTATCATCAAACAGTTTGGATACAACGTCCTGAGTCTGGCTCGACGAGGACTGAAG GACGTCCCAGAGGAATTGTGGGAGCTGTTGGAGCTGGAGAAGTTGAACTTGTCTCTGAACAGTCTGaaggttcttcctcctcatctcgcTCGGCTCTCAAACCTGGTGGTTCTCAACCTGTGGGGCAACCAG TTGAGCAGTCTGCCGTCAGAGATCGGTCAGTTGAGGAGACTCCGAGTTTTATTCGTCTACAGAAACAGACTCACTGAAGTTCCTGAGGAGCTGGGAGCGTGTACACAACTGgag GTGCTGAGTCTAGCCAACAACCAGCTGTCCTCTCTGCCGGCGTCTCTGTCCAACCTGACCCGCCTCAGGAAGCTCAACCTCAGCCACAACCACATGGCTCACATCCCGGGCTGTGTCTACAACATGAAGGCCCTG GTGTTCCTACATCTGGCCTGTAACCATCTGGAGAACCTGGCGGAGAACATCCAGGCTCTGGTGGAACTAAAGATCCTCATTGTGGAAGGAAACAGCCTCCACTCCCTGCCGAAGGCCCTCTGCTGCCTGACCAG GTTGGAGCTTCTGAATCTGGACTTTAACGACATTAAAGATGTTCCACAG gtcccagtttgtctcttAGTCTTCAACcaggtgagacgtcctctgtccttcaacaagagtcaaactactGAGACCTTCAACaggtggagaaggtggagacctcagagacacatgtga
- the LOC133932831 gene encoding leucine-rich repeat-containing protein 30-like isoform X3 produces the protein MGGAGCKEVKEEKRSSGGEDSLSSADRIRRFIIKQFGYNVLSLARRGLKDVPEELWELLELEKLNLSLNSLKVLPPHLARLSNLVVLNLWGNQLSSLPSEIGQLRRLRVLFVYRNRLTEVPEELGACTQLEVLSLANNQLSSLPASLSNLTRLRKLNLSHNHMAHIPGCVYNMKALVFLHLACNHLENLAENIQALVELKILIVEGNSLHSLPKALCCLTRLELLNLDFNDIKDVPQSHILRSQFVS, from the exons ATGGGAGGAGCAGGGTgcaaggaggtgaaggaggagaagagaagctcGGGGGGGGAGGACAGTCTGTCGTCCGCCGACAGAATCAGACGATTTATCATCAAACAGTTTGGATACAACGTCCTGAGTCTGGCTCGACGAGGACTGAAG GACGTCCCAGAGGAATTGTGGGAGCTGTTGGAGCTGGAGAAGTTGAACTTGTCTCTGAACAGTCTGaaggttcttcctcctcatctcgcTCGGCTCTCAAACCTGGTGGTTCTCAACCTGTGGGGCAACCAG TTGAGCAGTCTGCCGTCAGAGATCGGTCAGTTGAGGAGACTCCGAGTTTTATTCGTCTACAGAAACAGACTCACTGAAGTTCCTGAGGAGCTGGGAGCGTGTACACAACTGgag GTGCTGAGTCTAGCCAACAACCAGCTGTCCTCTCTGCCGGCGTCTCTGTCCAACCTGACCCGCCTCAGGAAGCTCAACCTCAGCCACAACCACATGGCTCACATCCCGGGCTGTGTCTACAACATGAAGGCCCTG GTGTTCCTACATCTGGCCTGTAACCATCTGGAGAACCTGGCGGAGAACATCCAGGCTCTGGTGGAACTAAAGATCCTCATTGTGGAAGGAAACAGCCTCCACTCCCTGCCGAAGGCCCTCTGCTGCCTGACCAG GTTGGAGCTTCTGAATCTGGACTTTAACGACATTAAAGATGTTCCACAG TCTCATATTCTcaggtcccagtttgtctcttAG